A region of Vibrio chagasii DNA encodes the following proteins:
- a CDS encoding SLBB domain-containing protein, giving the protein MKSLITLFVMFALSFSAFLQANDEFSDAVQVGDLIQVNVPGETTLNKGFQVDKRGRITLPEVGAVFVAGYDKQQLNKVVLEALATAYKDLSNASVYVKEQQIIIYVQGYVQQPGEYTLALGSSVQMALYAAGGLRAGAQLDKLILKRGAERKEFNYKRFLDSGDEANLPKLQSLDSLFVPASPLVGNIEQEFDPAKLANSGDSADSRSSIKVFGEVNAPGSFTYKENTDLVDVLMRSGGVTRYASVEQIRVISNNTPTLFNLKRYLDSGDESLLPVLRPGSTIFVPKQEEEIKSGANMVYVMGEVAAPGAFEGKKGATFMDILANAGGPTRFAESRQIRVIKADGRVLRFDLAAYTEGLPNSNPPAIKAGDAIFVPEKTDMNEKSWLKIAPDRAVNVIGEVNRPGRIEWSDEMNFMGLLAHVGGPTLRADTTKIEIVTGRKLVVFDLDEFIKNGAPRDQMPYIAAGSIVRVHDLPQDPSDNKSQWVRQSSDASIYIFGQVNAPGRYRFTKDMHFLDILSAADGPTGDADIHNIRVTHRDKSYAKVSKLNLSLYFETGDESLLPNVTTGDTIYIPEKNKNWLDKPKEETVRVLGAINNPGRYVFNDNMTILDILAEAAGPTDNAYVEKITIVNMSCCQGQARTFDLVEFSKTANIYNLPVLRAGDTIYIPDRRDSFMEKARVGLEDILRITTTIVLIGAL; this is encoded by the coding sequence ATGAAATCATTAATCACCTTATTCGTGATGTTCGCGCTAAGCTTTTCAGCATTCTTGCAGGCGAACGACGAGTTTTCTGATGCCGTTCAAGTTGGTGATCTTATCCAAGTTAATGTTCCTGGTGAAACCACATTAAACAAAGGCTTCCAAGTTGATAAGCGTGGTCGAATTACTCTACCTGAGGTTGGCGCTGTATTTGTTGCTGGTTACGACAAACAGCAGCTAAATAAAGTGGTTTTAGAGGCTTTAGCAACCGCTTATAAAGACCTATCCAACGCTTCTGTGTATGTGAAAGAGCAACAAATTATCATCTACGTTCAAGGTTATGTTCAACAACCGGGCGAATACACACTAGCTTTGGGTTCTAGTGTTCAAATGGCGCTTTATGCGGCGGGCGGACTTCGTGCTGGTGCTCAATTGGACAAGTTAATCTTAAAGCGTGGTGCAGAACGTAAAGAGTTCAACTACAAACGCTTTTTAGACTCTGGCGATGAAGCTAACCTACCAAAACTTCAATCTCTTGACTCCCTGTTTGTACCAGCATCACCGCTAGTTGGTAATATTGAACAAGAATTTGACCCTGCAAAATTAGCAAACTCTGGCGATAGTGCGGATTCTCGCAGTTCTATCAAAGTGTTTGGTGAGGTCAACGCACCTGGTTCATTCACTTATAAAGAAAATACCGATCTTGTTGATGTGTTGATGCGCTCTGGCGGTGTAACTCGCTACGCAAGTGTTGAGCAAATCCGTGTAATTTCAAACAACACTCCTACACTGTTTAACCTAAAGCGTTACTTAGATTCAGGGGATGAAAGCCTACTGCCAGTGTTACGCCCAGGTTCGACTATTTTTGTACCAAAACAAGAAGAAGAGATTAAGTCTGGCGCCAATATGGTTTACGTCATGGGCGAAGTTGCTGCCCCGGGTGCATTTGAAGGTAAAAAAGGCGCAACCTTCATGGATATTCTAGCGAATGCCGGCGGTCCTACTCGTTTTGCTGAATCACGCCAAATTCGCGTCATTAAAGCGGACGGTCGAGTTCTAAGATTCGACTTAGCGGCGTACACAGAAGGCTTACCTAACTCCAACCCACCTGCGATTAAAGCCGGTGATGCGATTTTCGTTCCTGAGAAAACAGATATGAATGAGAAGTCATGGTTGAAGATCGCGCCAGACCGAGCAGTAAATGTAATCGGAGAAGTGAATCGCCCAGGTCGCATTGAATGGTCAGACGAAATGAACTTCATGGGCTTACTTGCTCATGTGGGCGGCCCAACTCTTCGTGCCGACACGACAAAGATTGAAATCGTAACTGGAAGAAAACTGGTCGTGTTTGATTTGGACGAGTTTATCAAAAACGGTGCACCTCGTGACCAAATGCCCTACATCGCTGCAGGTTCAATTGTTCGTGTACACGACTTACCACAAGACCCTTCAGACAATAAATCACAGTGGGTTCGCCAAAGTTCAGATGCCTCTATCTATATCTTCGGTCAAGTGAATGCTCCTGGTCGTTACCGCTTCACTAAAGACATGCATTTCCTAGATATTTTGTCTGCGGCCGACGGCCCTACTGGTGATGCAGACATCCACAATATTCGCGTAACACACCGCGACAAATCATACGCTAAAGTCAGCAAACTGAATCTGTCTTTGTATTTTGAAACAGGCGATGAATCGTTACTACCGAATGTCACCACTGGCGATACCATTTATATCCCCGAGAAGAATAAAAACTGGCTAGACAAACCAAAAGAAGAAACTGTACGTGTGCTTGGCGCAATCAATAACCCAGGCCGTTATGTGTTCAACGACAACATGACCATTTTAGACATCCTAGCGGAAGCTGCCGGACCGACTGACAACGCATACGTTGAGAAGATTACCATTGTGAATATGTCTTGTTGCCAAGGACAAGCGCGTACGTTCGACCTAGTCGAATTCAGTAAAACAGCGAACATTTACAATCTTCCAGTTTTACGCGCTGGTGACACCATTTACATTCCAGACCGTCGCGACAGCTTTATGGAAAAAGCACGTGTAGGCCTAGAAGATATCCTAAGAATCACGACCACTATTGTACTGATAGGAGCGTTATAA
- a CDS encoding CpsD/CapB family tyrosine-protein kinase: MTISATHAEVEQIYLASELNGQRSICVTACHSGDGVTSVATALAERFLLAGHSTLYVDLNLFNPGFKDLHLLDNDQPGQLIEHIESQRMFIGVPAPTVSSTQLAYKDPATLQKAVSKWLEKYDRVIIDTSPLLNVNKGNIPAQSVASACDCTLLVVAFGETSTHHLEQAKKLLDANSISLMGCIMNMKHTPSFAQELVRQLNRMKFIPAKLRERFANKLYQNEFLNLPM, from the coding sequence ATGACTATTTCAGCAACGCATGCCGAAGTTGAGCAAATCTATTTGGCGTCTGAATTAAACGGACAACGCTCTATCTGTGTCACTGCCTGTCACTCTGGTGACGGTGTAACATCAGTGGCGACAGCTCTTGCGGAGCGATTTCTATTGGCCGGCCATTCAACACTTTATGTAGATTTGAATCTATTCAACCCTGGTTTCAAAGATTTACACCTGCTTGATAATGATCAGCCGGGACAACTGATTGAACATATCGAATCCCAACGAATGTTTATTGGTGTACCTGCCCCTACCGTTTCATCGACACAACTTGCCTATAAAGATCCAGCAACTCTACAAAAAGCGGTATCTAAATGGCTTGAGAAGTATGACCGTGTAATTATCGACACCTCTCCACTGCTCAATGTAAACAAAGGCAACATCCCTGCTCAGTCAGTTGCGAGTGCCTGCGATTGTACACTTCTTGTTGTGGCTTTTGGCGAAACGTCGACCCACCACCTTGAGCAAGCTAAAAAGCTTCTCGATGCGAACAGTATCTCTTTAATGGGTTGCATCATGAATATGAAGCACACGCCGAGCTTCGCACAAGAATTGGTTAGACAACTAAACCGAATGAAGTTTATTCCAGCAAAGCTCCGCGAACGCTTTGCAAACAAGTTGTATCAAAACGAATTTCTTAACCTACCGATGTAG
- a CDS encoding ABC transporter substrate-binding protein produces MKYKLSSVFLLVAAASGHANAGECGSVTIADMNWNSATLIANIDQFILEHGYGCDAELIPGDTMPTGTSMIEKGQPDVAPELWSNSLKDALDKGVEEKRLRYAGKALVNGGEEGFWVPSYLVKQNPEMATIEGVRKNAALFKHPEDPDTSAFYSCPAGWNCQISAANLFEALNLEDSGFTIVDPGSSAGLSGSIAKAYEREEAWFGYYWAPTAVLGKYDMVKVDFGSGVDKEEFISCTTQEGCESPKATMYPPSPVHTITTESFASRAPEAYDYFTKRGFTNEKMNALLAWMEDNQADGEEASIHFLSKFPEVWHPWVSEEVAKKVEAEL; encoded by the coding sequence ATGAAATACAAGTTAAGCTCCGTATTTTTGTTAGTTGCAGCAGCCAGTGGTCATGCTAACGCTGGAGAATGTGGCAGCGTAACAATCGCAGATATGAACTGGAACTCTGCAACCCTCATCGCCAACATCGACCAATTCATCCTTGAACACGGTTACGGGTGTGATGCCGAGCTCATCCCTGGTGATACCATGCCAACCGGCACATCCATGATAGAAAAAGGCCAGCCCGACGTTGCACCAGAATTATGGAGTAACAGCCTCAAAGACGCGCTTGATAAAGGTGTTGAAGAGAAACGACTTCGCTACGCAGGTAAAGCACTTGTAAACGGTGGTGAAGAAGGTTTTTGGGTTCCGTCTTACCTAGTTAAACAAAACCCAGAAATGGCGACAATCGAAGGTGTACGTAAGAACGCTGCGTTATTCAAACACCCTGAAGACCCAGATACATCCGCATTTTATAGCTGTCCTGCAGGTTGGAACTGTCAAATCAGTGCCGCAAACCTGTTTGAAGCACTCAACTTAGAAGACAGTGGTTTTACTATCGTTGACCCTGGCTCAAGTGCTGGTTTATCTGGCTCTATCGCGAAAGCTTACGAGCGTGAAGAAGCATGGTTCGGTTACTACTGGGCACCAACCGCAGTTCTTGGTAAATACGACATGGTTAAAGTCGACTTTGGTAGCGGCGTAGATAAGGAAGAGTTTATCAGCTGTACGACCCAAGAAGGCTGTGAATCACCGAAAGCAACCATGTACCCACCTTCTCCTGTCCATACAATTACCACTGAAAGTTTTGCATCGCGCGCACCGGAAGCGTACGACTACTTTACTAAGCGTGGTTTCACTAATGAAAAAATGAATGCCTTGCTCGCTTGGATGGAAGACAACCAAGCCGATGGTGAAGAAGCAAGCATACATTTCTTGAGTAAATTCCCAGAAGTATGGCACCCATGGGTTTCTGAAGAAGTCGCGAAGAAAGTTGAAGCTGAGCTTTAA
- a CDS encoding proline/glycine betaine ABC transporter permease: protein MADSNWLSSFPEMERSDLRAIKKTLDGAYREFSREYGEMIESLFDPLLSFLVWFEKLLISTPWLIVLGVCTGLVYAASRSWKLALGCVASLLLIGYFGMWEDTMRTLSIITVCTLVSIFLGIPIGIAMARSNRAQSIVTPLLDIMQTMPAFVYLIPVVMLLGIGKIPGLIAVVIYAIPPVIRLTNLGIRLVDKEVLEAATAFGASKKQRLWGVQLPLAMPTIMAGINQTIMMALSMVVIASMIGVKGLGQPVLKSITNQYFTLGLMNGFAIVALAILFDRASQAYARRTNAHLGGFKHD, encoded by the coding sequence ATGGCTGACAGCAATTGGTTATCGAGCTTCCCTGAAATGGAACGCTCTGATTTGCGAGCAATTAAAAAGACGCTAGACGGCGCATATCGTGAATTTTCCCGTGAATATGGCGAAATGATCGAATCATTATTTGACCCTCTTCTTTCCTTCTTAGTGTGGTTTGAAAAACTTCTCATCTCTACCCCGTGGCTCATCGTTCTCGGTGTTTGCACTGGTTTAGTTTACGCGGCGAGTCGCTCTTGGAAACTGGCGTTAGGCTGTGTCGCTTCTCTACTGCTCATCGGCTACTTTGGTATGTGGGAAGATACAATGCGGACACTCAGTATCATCACTGTTTGTACGCTGGTTTCTATTTTCTTGGGTATTCCTATTGGTATCGCCATGGCGCGTTCTAACCGCGCACAATCCATAGTGACGCCGTTGCTTGATATCATGCAAACCATGCCAGCATTCGTTTACCTAATCCCTGTCGTGATGTTACTTGGTATCGGTAAGATCCCTGGCCTAATTGCCGTAGTTATCTACGCAATTCCCCCGGTTATTCGTTTGACTAACTTAGGTATTCGCTTGGTCGATAAGGAAGTGCTAGAGGCAGCGACCGCTTTTGGTGCAAGCAAGAAACAGCGCTTATGGGGCGTACAGCTACCCCTTGCAATGCCAACTATCATGGCTGGTATCAACCAAACCATCATGATGGCGCTATCGATGGTAGTTATCGCGTCGATGATTGGTGTTAAGGGTTTAGGACAACCTGTTCTTAAATCGATTACCAATCAATACTTCACTCTAGGCTTAATGAATGGGTTTGCAATTGTCGCGCTCGCGATTCTATTTGACCGAGCTTCGCAAGCTTATGCACGTAGAACCAATGCGCACCTAGGAGGATTCAAACATGACTAA
- a CDS encoding glycine betaine/L-proline ABC transporter ATP-binding protein has translation MTKPLIEISGLFKVFGPKPLSVMDRVKKGEHKDAILADTGHTVGLKEINLQINRGEIFVIMGLSGSGKSTLIRHFNRLIDPTQGKITVEGIDVMSLNTKELEEFRRHKMSMVFQRFGLMPHRTVVENVAYGLEVQGIKKEQRLAKATEWLETVGLKGYGNQYPAQLSGGQQQRVGLSRALCTNAEILLMDEAFSALDPLIRSEMQDQLIELQEKLHKTIVFITHDLDEALRLGDRIAILKDGELVQQGTPHEILLNPADDYVEAFVKDVNRARALTVETVMQPPLYRITSETIEGALAQMKMLKHDYAYHVTDDGYQGLVTKESLEDAVEDSSVHDFSDEIYEEVPAVLPDAVIEEVLPDTMSCDYSLPVVDEDGNLKGELERSAVADIFSETSEEEVEPAPKPKIDKAS, from the coding sequence ATGACTAAACCATTAATCGAAATTAGTGGGCTGTTCAAAGTGTTTGGACCTAAGCCTTTGTCTGTTATGGACCGCGTGAAAAAGGGTGAACACAAAGATGCGATCCTTGCAGACACAGGTCATACCGTCGGCTTGAAAGAGATAAATCTTCAGATCAATCGAGGCGAAATTTTTGTCATTATGGGGCTTTCGGGCTCTGGTAAATCAACACTCATCCGTCATTTCAACCGTTTGATCGATCCCACTCAAGGAAAGATCACGGTCGAAGGTATCGATGTAATGAGCTTGAATACCAAAGAGCTAGAAGAGTTTCGCCGCCACAAAATGTCTATGGTATTTCAACGCTTTGGTTTGATGCCACACCGTACCGTTGTTGAAAACGTTGCCTACGGTCTAGAAGTTCAAGGAATTAAGAAAGAGCAGCGATTGGCTAAAGCAACCGAATGGTTAGAAACGGTCGGTCTTAAGGGATATGGGAATCAATACCCTGCCCAACTGTCAGGTGGTCAGCAGCAACGTGTCGGTTTATCCCGAGCATTGTGTACTAACGCTGAAATCTTACTAATGGATGAAGCTTTCTCTGCACTCGACCCTCTTATCCGAAGTGAAATGCAAGATCAGTTGATTGAACTCCAAGAGAAGCTTCATAAAACGATAGTGTTCATCACTCACGATTTGGATGAGGCACTGCGTCTCGGTGACAGAATCGCGATCCTTAAAGATGGCGAGTTAGTACAGCAAGGCACACCACATGAGATTCTTCTCAATCCTGCTGATGACTATGTTGAAGCCTTCGTTAAAGATGTAAATCGCGCTCGAGCTCTTACTGTTGAAACAGTTATGCAACCTCCGTTGTATCGAATCACTTCAGAAACCATCGAGGGAGCGTTGGCGCAGATGAAAATGCTCAAGCATGATTACGCCTACCATGTAACCGACGACGGTTACCAAGGGCTTGTAACGAAAGAGAGCCTCGAAGATGCAGTAGAAGACTCTTCTGTTCATGATTTCAGTGACGAAATCTATGAGGAAGTACCCGCCGTACTACCTGATGCTGTGATCGAAGAAGTCTTGCCAGACACAATGTCTTGCGATTACTCACTGCCAGTCGTTGATGAAGACGGTAACCTCAAAGGCGAACTAGAGAGAAGTGCAGTCGCAGACATCTTCTCCGAGACTAGCGAGGAGGAAGTAGAACCTGCCCCAAAGCCAAAGATTGATAAGGCATCCTAA
- a CDS encoding Hpt domain-containing protein, whose product MNSTIASDTNTDVGQQAHTELVDESVLEQMIRDTSADIIPILIDHYVEESQTRLVAIQEAATSKDAQTLEFEVHTLGSTALSLGNRPLGELARALEKQCLEQNHEDAFSKVSELIKLAERSIEALIQRKNAGFN is encoded by the coding sequence ATGAACTCGACAATAGCGTCAGACACAAATACAGATGTAGGTCAGCAGGCCCATACAGAGCTTGTTGACGAAAGCGTGCTGGAGCAAATGATTCGAGACACCAGTGCAGACATCATTCCAATTTTAATCGACCACTACGTAGAAGAATCACAAACTAGATTGGTCGCGATTCAAGAAGCTGCAACAAGTAAAGATGCCCAAACCCTCGAATTTGAAGTACATACGCTCGGCAGCACCGCGCTCTCACTTGGCAACCGCCCTTTAGGTGAATTAGCGAGAGCATTAGAAAAGCAGTGTTTAGAACAAAATCACGAAGACGCGTTTTCAAAAGTTAGCGAGTTAATTAAATTGGCAGAACGTTCAATCGAGGCGTTGATCCAGAGAAAAAATGCTGGTTTTAACTAG
- a CDS encoding sigma 54-interacting transcriptional regulator, whose amino-acid sequence MRPKVLLVEDSTSLAVLYKQYVKDEPYDIFHVETGSEAKTFIERHAPQLVILDLKLPDMPGEEVLDWITDNDIPTAVIIATAHGSVNIAVDLIQRGAEDFLEKPIQADRLKTSVNLHLRRAKLENLVDDIQSKFDRDRFHNFIGSCLPMQAVYKTIDSVAPTTASVFINGESGTGKEVCAEAIHQESQRCNKPFVAINCGAIPRDLMESEIFGHVKGAFTGATTDRKGAAMQAHGGTLFLDELCEMELEMQKKLLRFLQTGTFTPLGGNREIKVDVRIICATNRDPLLEVEEGRFREDLYYRVHVVPIEMPPLRERGSDIVTLSNHFLKLYAKQDKKKFKSIDKETQSLLKRYTWPGNVRQLQNIIRNIVVLNNEISVTKEMLPAPINKADVAAPKSVTPIRSVPVDSVTPTITETKLPPITPEELERSSASDVQASPATPAFTTSDGAIRPMWQIEREAIQHAINHCDGNVLNAAVLLELSPSTVYRKKQAWESEDECNQA is encoded by the coding sequence ATGCGCCCTAAAGTATTGTTAGTTGAAGACTCCACCTCCCTCGCCGTACTGTACAAACAGTACGTTAAAGACGAGCCATACGACATTTTCCATGTCGAAACAGGTTCGGAAGCGAAAACATTTATTGAAAGACACGCTCCTCAGCTTGTTATCCTTGATCTCAAATTACCCGATATGCCGGGAGAAGAAGTTCTAGACTGGATAACCGACAATGACATCCCTACCGCCGTCATCATCGCAACAGCTCATGGTTCTGTAAATATTGCTGTTGATTTAATTCAACGCGGCGCGGAAGACTTCTTAGAGAAACCAATTCAAGCTGACCGCCTAAAAACATCCGTTAACTTGCACCTGCGCAGAGCCAAACTCGAAAACCTTGTCGATGACATTCAAAGTAAGTTTGATCGTGATCGCTTCCATAACTTCATTGGCTCTTGTTTGCCAATGCAAGCCGTTTATAAAACCATTGATTCTGTCGCTCCCACTACAGCGAGCGTATTTATTAATGGCGAAAGTGGTACTGGTAAGGAAGTGTGTGCTGAAGCCATTCACCAAGAGAGCCAGCGCTGCAATAAACCATTTGTTGCTATTAACTGTGGAGCGATCCCACGTGATTTGATGGAAAGTGAAATCTTTGGTCATGTTAAAGGAGCCTTTACAGGCGCGACTACAGACCGTAAAGGTGCGGCGATGCAAGCCCATGGTGGTACACTGTTTCTCGATGAGCTTTGTGAAATGGAACTCGAGATGCAGAAGAAACTACTTCGATTCCTGCAAACGGGGACCTTTACCCCACTAGGTGGCAATAGAGAAATCAAAGTCGACGTTAGAATCATCTGTGCAACCAACCGCGACCCGCTTTTAGAGGTTGAAGAAGGACGATTCCGTGAAGACCTATATTATCGTGTACATGTTGTGCCTATTGAGATGCCGCCACTCAGAGAAAGAGGAAGTGACATTGTCACTCTGTCCAATCATTTTCTTAAGCTGTATGCGAAACAAGATAAGAAAAAATTCAAATCAATTGATAAAGAGACTCAAAGCTTACTAAAGCGTTACACATGGCCTGGTAACGTACGTCAATTGCAAAACATCATTAGAAATATCGTGGTGTTAAACAATGAAATCAGCGTGACTAAAGAGATGCTACCGGCACCAATCAATAAGGCCGACGTTGCCGCGCCTAAAAGTGTAACACCAATACGAAGCGTCCCGGTGGATTCGGTAACGCCTACTATTACTGAAACTAAGCTTCCACCGATTACGCCTGAAGAGCTAGAGCGTTCATCAGCTAGTGATGTTCAAGCTTCTCCAGCGACACCGGCCTTCACGACGAGTGATGGTGCTATTCGACCTATGTGGCAGATAGAACGAGAGGCAATACAACACGCTATAAACCATTGTGATGGCAATGTGTTAAACGCAGCGGTGCTATTGGAACTTAGCCCTTCTACTGTTTATCGTAAGAAACAGGCTTGGGAATCTGAAGATGAGTGCAATCAAGCCTAG
- a CDS encoding glycosyltransferase family 4 protein, which translates to MSAIKPSTPKPNEVWLLIDSQTFGGIETHVIELALGLLKYQCETRVVLLTKFAPLPPIVTRLTELDIPFSHLSELASNQTNALSQLKQAIEHYHPSHIHAHGYKASIVSKFVKLVSISPSKPRQISTYHAGETPKGKVWLYDLLDRYTGFLSNHCFVVSNKIQDKIPSKTTLLNNFIAIPDSSATSEHLYDVGNRDKMYHVGFVGRLSHEKAPDRFVSLARSLANHHFHLFGDGPERQALEQTKPDNLTFHGHQTSMDNAWKAIDVLVIPSRYEGLPMAALEAMARGIPVIASKVGNLPQLINHQDNGYIAQDETDLQTCLVDWIALSDQKKAGMAEKARNTIIEQYSPQAVIPQILAFYSA; encoded by the coding sequence ATGAGTGCAATCAAGCCTAGTACTCCTAAACCAAATGAAGTTTGGCTGTTAATAGACAGCCAAACATTTGGTGGTATTGAAACCCATGTCATCGAGCTTGCACTCGGTTTACTTAAGTATCAGTGTGAAACCAGAGTGGTCCTGCTTACCAAGTTTGCCCCTCTCCCTCCTATCGTAACGCGACTAACTGAGCTAGATATTCCTTTTAGTCACCTTAGCGAATTAGCGTCTAATCAAACCAACGCACTTTCTCAGCTCAAACAAGCGATAGAGCACTATCATCCTTCCCATATCCACGCCCATGGATACAAGGCAAGCATAGTAAGTAAGTTTGTAAAACTGGTGAGTATAAGCCCTTCAAAGCCACGTCAAATATCGACGTATCACGCAGGAGAAACACCAAAAGGAAAAGTCTGGCTTTATGACCTTTTAGATAGGTATACGGGATTCCTGTCGAACCACTGTTTTGTTGTCAGCAACAAGATACAAGATAAGATTCCTTCAAAAACCACCCTACTTAATAATTTTATTGCGATACCTGATAGCTCCGCGACTTCTGAACATTTATATGACGTAGGCAACAGGGACAAAATGTATCACGTTGGTTTCGTCGGACGTTTAAGCCATGAGAAAGCGCCAGACAGATTTGTCAGCCTTGCTCGATCTCTGGCTAATCATCATTTTCATCTATTTGGCGATGGGCCGGAAAGGCAGGCACTCGAACAAACCAAGCCGGATAACTTAACCTTCCATGGTCATCAAACAAGTATGGACAATGCATGGAAAGCCATTGATGTTTTAGTCATACCATCTCGCTATGAAGGTTTACCTATGGCAGCACTAGAAGCCATGGCTCGCGGTATTCCAGTTATCGCGTCAAAGGTTGGTAATCTGCCACAACTCATCAACCACCAAGACAATGGCTATATTGCTCAGGACGAAACTGATCTACAAACTTGTTTGGTTGATTGGATTGCACTTTCTGATCAGAAAAAAGCAGGTATGGCCGAAAAAGCCAGAAATACCATCATCGAACAATACTCTCCACAAGCCGTTATCCCACAGATTCTTGCCTTCTACAGTGCATAG
- a CDS encoding O-antigen ligase family protein, whose translation MRDQVNRIPLILGLSFLSLIIGAAWYLVPHPVVVIVLAFIPLGALFVINKAFWFVLLFVVFSFFRIHEALPVLYPMKIPLLLSMGALSALLWHAFVSKELKIFWHHSFNWLAIFWILTIIGIVFASNRPIALAEFKGIYWKIIVMTLAIMWLVNTTEDLAKTAMTIIYAGALVSCIAVYNSANGIGLVEGSRVTIGRDFGSMLGDPNDLSLVLMFPLAFTISQASTPGIPWFKRIISALVCLLLLAAIIATQSRGGLLGCIAVIGIFAWKLVRSKVLLISGGAVAGVVLYLVAGISDRSSGGAAEEGIDESAMGRIYAWEAAFKMALDNPLTGVGLNNFFSNYFFYSSHWDGLNHAVHSTWFGVLAETGFIGLIIFVGLIVSLIKTSRATLARLKAAGSNVPPELNAVAYAVYAGLIGTIVSGTFLTQGFNWPIYILAALTVCVSNVSQTACQNEKI comes from the coding sequence ATGAGAGACCAAGTTAATCGAATACCGCTAATTTTAGGGCTCTCATTCCTAAGCCTTATTATTGGTGCTGCTTGGTATCTCGTTCCTCACCCGGTCGTGGTTATAGTGCTTGCTTTTATACCTTTGGGCGCTCTATTCGTTATTAACAAAGCGTTTTGGTTTGTTTTGCTGTTCGTTGTCTTTTCATTCTTCAGAATTCATGAAGCACTTCCCGTCCTCTATCCGATGAAAATTCCGTTGTTGCTCTCTATGGGCGCACTGTCCGCTTTGCTCTGGCACGCATTCGTGAGTAAAGAGCTAAAAATCTTCTGGCATCACTCTTTCAACTGGCTCGCAATATTTTGGATTCTTACCATCATTGGTATCGTGTTCGCGTCGAATAGGCCGATCGCATTGGCTGAGTTTAAAGGGATTTATTGGAAAATTATCGTTATGACACTCGCGATCATGTGGCTAGTGAATACCACCGAGGATCTTGCGAAAACGGCGATGACCATCATTTATGCAGGAGCATTGGTTAGCTGTATTGCAGTGTACAACTCGGCTAACGGAATTGGGCTCGTTGAGGGTTCTAGGGTAACAATCGGACGAGATTTTGGCTCCATGTTAGGTGATCCAAACGACCTGTCGTTAGTGCTCATGTTCCCGCTAGCATTTACGATAAGCCAAGCCAGCACACCTGGAATACCTTGGTTCAAACGAATAATCAGTGCCCTCGTTTGCCTACTATTACTCGCGGCCATAATTGCAACACAAAGTCGTGGTGGACTATTAGGATGTATCGCGGTTATCGGCATCTTTGCGTGGAAATTGGTGCGCTCAAAAGTGTTATTAATATCAGGCGGTGCGGTTGCTGGTGTTGTCCTTTACCTCGTCGCGGGTATTTCAGACAGATCCTCAGGCGGTGCGGCCGAAGAAGGTATCGATGAATCCGCAATGGGAAGAATCTATGCGTGGGAAGCTGCGTTTAAAATGGCGTTGGATAATCCTCTTACTGGTGTTGGCTTAAACAACTTCTTTTCAAACTACTTCTTTTACAGCTCTCATTGGGATGGCTTAAATCACGCTGTGCATAGCACATGGTTTGGCGTTCTGGCTGAAACTGGGTTTATTGGATTGATCATTTTTGTAGGGCTTATTGTCTCTCTGATCAAAACATCTCGTGCCACGTTAGCGCGACTTAAAGCTGCGGGCTCCAATGTCCCACCAGAACTGAATGCTGTGGCCTACGCGGTCTATGCAGGCCTGATCGGTACCATTGTATCCGGTACTTTTCTAACTCAAGGCTTCAACTGGCCGATTTACATCCTCGCAGCACTCACTGTTTGCGTTTCGAATGTATCCCAAACTGCTTGTCAAAATGAGAAAATCTAA